Genomic segment of Vulpes vulpes isolate BD-2025 chromosome 16, VulVul3, whole genome shotgun sequence:
AGCTTGTGTAGTTTCCTCCTCCTTGGTTTTCTTTCATAAGAGAGAAAaccctgggctgggggtggggagcagggggtgagAGGGAGCTTATGCTTATAAGCACTCTGAATGAGTTTCCAAAAGGTTTCTATGTCACAACGCAGCTCTGACATAAATATAACTAACTGTCTACAAGATGCTCTATGCTATTTAGGACTGGATGGATAGTAAGATTATTCAAGATtctggagtgattttttttttttaaagaagtagtgCAAATGATGCTTTCCcaatatttctgtaatatttcttaaatttctgtgACATAGTTTCCTTTTAGCCAATGACATCCATGTTTGGTGTATGCTTTCTGCCCGAGTATCTTAATATTTGAACAGACCAAGGGAAGATCCTAATTAGTCTGAAgatcttaaattttctttaatgaatgaGTTAAATAGGCAATTCACTCTCAGTGTGGTAAATCAAATACCAACGACACGTCACACATTTCACCAAACCATTTGATGTTTCCTCTAAAATTCCACAATCCTGatatattctttcattctctAATACATGATATAGGATTTTTATGCCCGAATCAAGAGTCTGCCTCTCCAAGCATTTGTCTAATTAGAACTAACATTCCAATTTTAATGCAGATGAATTAAGATCTGATATAAAAATTGGAGATGTCATATTAATTTCTAACCGAGAAACACTCTTCATCCTGAACTTTTATCATCAAGGTTTCTGTATAATTCATGAGGTTTACACTTTCAAATACTGCCTTAAAGATTAGTTCTTGGAGGAAAGCTCATGAGATGATTCCCATATGaagaacacaaatataaaatacttggAATTTTATTGACTATCATAAAACCATCAAttaccttgattttctttttcttacaaaggTTAATGCTGCTCTTAACCTTTAAAGCCATCCGAAGGTTTATATAAAGGCACTTCTAATATACAATGTAAAGGTAAATATTCCTTTCTCATTTAGCAATCTGATATTTTACTTTGTAGCCTGCAAGTGTGCTACTTAATAAATGCTAAAGTAAAATGTATTGCAAATTAAGATTATCCTAGGataattatacatttaatgcaaataGTTTGCACTGAAGTTTAGGAATAGAGTTTGCATTATAGATATTTGTATGAGTTTTTATTGTGATTTGTAGCAAGTTTCTCTCTTTCACTTCACCACTTTTTTAAGGAGTTAAAAACAAGTATAtttgaagaagacagaaaaaaataagaaggtagCAAAAATTGAAATACACCTAAGTTCCAAGAAATTCGGGGGGAAGGAGTTTTATCTAGGAATGCGGAATACTAAATTATATAGGAAAATTAGCAGTTTAAATCCAACACATTTAAGAAGATCCCAATGACAGAATGTCAGTGAAGAGATGTAGTACAGTGAATTGAAAGCCTTGCTAATTTTGGGTACGAGGAATCAAATCTGATGGGATGACCagacaatttccttttctttttttctttcatccgAAGCAAAGTAATTTTGCAATCACAGTTTTATCCcagatttgcttttcattttcaatcttGAAATCACTATCCATCCTTGGCAAAATCATCAACATCAGTAACAGATTTGGCAGTAACCATGTAGAAAATAGGACAAATATAGTATGGGTTTAAGCATGAGagatataaataagcaaaataatgaGAATGCATACCACGGTTATATTCATCGTCATCGTCTAACCAAACACACAGAATGAAAAGAGGAATCCCCAGAACGTGACACTAGAGCACAATGCCAAGATAAAAATCACTGCTAAGTCTGAGCATGACAAAGAAACAGATGGTCATGACCTCTTCtgcagggagggaaaaaaaaaaaaaaaagaataatgatacaAGACACTTAATAGCGAAATTGTTCATGACTGCTAAGATtcttggaagaaaaacaaaatgaagaagccGCTACaggaatgagataaaaaaaaaaaataatacatgtctaTGTTTGCCAGCCACATTGCAGAACTGAAGAGTCACCTGTGGTTTTCCGCTTAACACAGGAGAGATGAGTTGGTCTAGTATATTTGATAGCaggttttaaaatgaatttcctGGAGGGAGAGTGGGCCTGAACTTCTGTTTTTTTAGCAAGTTCAGCCTTCTTATAAACTGCTacgaataaaaaaaaacacaagaaaaagcaTACCATCAGGAGAAAATACACACTTGGAGCAAAACCGAACGACATTTCATAAATAATTAGTTACCACTGTTAGGAAGTTTCTTCTACAAAAGAGTAACAatgaatacaaaaacatttttaaagaagttattgTGAAATGaaccttttttccttctcacttcATCTCTGGAGACTGTGCTAGGTTCCtttttagctatttttctttcAGGAGTGGAAATTCTGCCTCTCCCGGTTTtaaaaggcttttcttttctatgtttcTCGAGAGATGGTCTCCGAGCTTCCTTTTCAGCTTTCTCCTCTTTAGGAATAGTTTCTAACTGTTCTGTCATGATGCTCCTATCATCATCTGCGGATCAAAGCAAAccatgacaacaacaacaacaacgaaagcATTAGTAACAGATGTACAAGATCCttcatatatttaacaaaatgcaGAACAGAGATAAAGGGacatttttaaactgtttaaaaCGAAAAAGAAATCGTTTTATTTGgaagtagaaaattaaaaaaaaaaaaaataatgcacacCTTGAGTGTCCACCCAGAGGCTGTCAGCATCCATGATGGAATCATCAATGGTGGTCTCGTCTTTGTAATCGTCATAGGTTTCCGTCTTATATTCTGAGAGTGCaacctcctctctctctggggAAGCTGGAGCCTCCGGGGAGCCATCCCTGGGCTCGGCCTGGGCTTCGGCGGCCTCATCGACGTGGAGCTCTTTGAGGTGGAGCTCTTCTCCGGCGCGGGGAGCCGGTCTCCTCTCCACCTCGGGCTGCTCTAGGGCTGCGAAGCGCACGCTGTGGGCGCCTGACTCCCCTTCGTCGGTGGTGGTTTGCACCACGGTGATAAAATCATCCTCGATGGTTACCACGGACTCGATCACCCCTTTGTGCTCGCCAGGGCAGGTCTCCACAAATTCCTCCCTGACCCCGGGGACGCCCAGGTCGGTGATCTGAAGGGTGTCGGAGCGGAAGAGCAGCTTGTCGTACTCTCCCTGGGCCTCGATCTCGTCTTCCTCGCTCCGGGCCTCTGCGGGCTCGATGCCGGCGGCTTCGGGCACCTGCTCTGGGACGTCGGAGGGTGTGACAGAGATATCTGGGGTCCCCTTGCTGTCCTCCTGTGGCTGCTGAATGAATTCCATCTGGACGTCGGCCCTCTCGTCCGGGGCCAGCTCGGCCTCTGAAACAGCAGGTGCACAGGGAATCTCCACAGACAATTTGATGGCGATCTCATCTTGGATCAGAGAGGACTCCGGGGACGTTTCCTTCTTGCCCTCGTCGGCTTTCAAGGACTCCATGGTGAGGCTCTCGTGCTCGCCACTGGACTCGTAGGACTCCTCCTTGTCCACAGCCTCCTGGTGCACCAGGTCAGGCTTGGCCACCTTCTCCTTGATCTCCGTCTCGCTGGCACGGGCGCCTTCCTTCACGGGGCCAAACTCGACACCCGGAGGCGCCAACGTGGAGGGGGCGAGATCCTGCCCGACCTCGGGGGGGAGCTCCGTCTCCTGTCCCCCATCTAGGGTCAGCCCCGCGGCCATCTGCCCGAAGTCGCTGATGTGAACATCCACGTGACCCTGGTCGGCTTTCTTTGCAACAAAATCCAGTTCTGGTGCAGCTTTCCTGGAAGGTTCGACCTCCCCGACCTCTGGCACTGAGCTGAGCCCTTTCTCAGCTGCCTCCGCTGCAGGAGGGGATGCATCTTTTGCTGCGGTCGGGGGGTGCTCGGAGATTGCTCCTAATCCAGACGCTTCGGCCTGGTCGCTGGCCTCTTCCGCTGCCCTGGAGTGTTCCTTTGCATCCGCATGTTCTTCACCCTTTTCTAGGACGGTATCCAGCTTATCACTGGCTTTCCTGTCCTGCTCCGACTCCCTAGCCGGGCCCGGCTTGTCACCAGGGACGTGCGGGGAGACCTCTTTCTCAGCCCCCAGCTCGTCTTTGACTCTGCCGGCAGCCGCCAGTTTTACTTCAATCAACGAGAGGTCCGTGGCGAGGTCTCTCCGCATCTTGTCATCGGGGCCTTCATAAAAGGACCCGCTGTCCCCGGACAGATTCTCGCTGTCTTGAACCGGCGACGGGAGCGGGACCGTGTACTTGTTGAACACACAGTAGCCCAGGTCTTCCAGCTGACTGTCCGTTTTAACCACGACGTGGTTCTCGTCGGTGACAGGGGGCAGGCCCGTACTGCCCTCCTCGGCCACAGCCTCCGATGGCACCGATTTCCTCCTGGCAACCTCGGCATCTGCGCTCACCGAAGCTAATCTGGACCTCGTGCCCGCCAGATCGAGCATCTCAGGCAGGTCAGGGGCCATGACGGTGCCATTTTTGTAATAATCTTTGGCGAGGAAAGGGGACTCACACGATGGCTCAACCGGAGCATTTTCCTCTCCCGGAGCCTTCCCCCCCTCTGGCTGTTCCTCCTCTTTGCTCTCTACCGGGAAACAAGGGGCTTTCTCCAGGGCAGGTGTGGTGGCCGGAAGGTAATCATCCCCTTCGTCCATACTTCCACTAGTGTTGGTCAGAATGTCAGAAGCCAGAGGAGAAAGATCGTGGCCCCGACCAAAGTTGAATCCGAGGGCTATGGAATCCAGGCAAGACATGGGCAAGTTGATCGACATGCTTCTTTGCTCTATTGCTGACCTCCCGCCAAGTCCGAGACTCCTGCTTAGCGTCAAGTCGTCCTTATTCTTACTGTGGAGATCCCTCTTCTCCCCATACACTTTTGGATCAATAGTAAACATCCTTTCTTGAGGAGAACTGGGTTCTTCGGGTAAATCGGCTGGATAACCCTGTGCAAGAGTGCTGTACCCTGCTTCTTGCGCTGCggccctgggctggggctctTGGCCGGCCTCAAGTCCCTTGTCGCCGTTTTTACACACGGGAGACACGGTATCCAAAGACTCTAGGGCACTTTCTCTTGTGTCGCTTAGTTCGTAGTAATCACTGCCCGGCTGGATGCTCTTTGTCACGTCTTCTTTCAAGGCAGATGTTTCGAAATACTTGGACATTCCTGACTTATCTTCATAAAATGGCATGTCAAGCTCAGCTGATGTTGCAGCCCCAGCCCCTTCAACCTTAGTGTCTTTGCCCAcaactttttcttcaaaaaggtCCTGGGTTGCACTCTTCTCACTTGCTGCAGCTGGTTCGGTCACGACTTTCTCCAGGGTCGTGGAGGTCATGGCTGAATCGGTTACTGCTTGTTCCAAACCGACAGGGAATAATAATGCGTCTGTGGTAGGCTCTTGgcctttctgttcttcttttgAGAGGGCGTGCTCCATGCAGGGCTGAATGatgcctgtttctccatctgtcaGTTTTGGGGGCTCACTGTCTTTTGGCATGGCTTCTTTGTCAGAAACGGTTGTTTTTTCCTCAAGCTTTGGCTGAGACTCCTTGTCAGTAGGTGTAGCTTCCTGCTCTTTTTTCTGTGCGCTCTCTGGCTTGATCGCCCCTTTTTCCTCTCCCAAAACTTTCTCTGGGACACCTTCTTCCACAGTTGGAATGAGGGCATCTTTGGGTAAGGTGGTTGCCTCTGAGGCTGGTGCTTCTGCCACTTTGTCGGGTTTATCCTTAGGGGGCTCTTCAGCTTTAGAACTATCTTTGGCAGGTGCTGGGCCACTGGtttcttccagaaattttttGTCATCTGGCTGTAAAAAGGCAGGGGCAAAGGGTGATGCTTCTGCAACGATTTCATTCTTCATGACATCTAAAGGAAGAGTGAAGCTTCCCGCCTGAAAGGGACTTGGCATGGGAGAATCAAActgtttcccttcccattttGGGATGTCCTCAAGTACATCTTTTCCCTTCATGGGTGTTAGGGGGCCGGGTGAGATGGGAGCAGCTAAACCCCACTCGTCCTTTTTTGCTTCTGTTGGCATTTCGATGAACCAGTCCTTTTGCTCTTTTGGAGTGGGGGGCTCTGCAGAGAGGCCAATACCAGGCACCACTAGGCTCGGTTCTGTCTTCTGTTTCATGTCTTCCAGCCCGGCACCAAGAGGCTGCCCAAACAGAGTGGGAGgtgctctttcttcttctgtgccTTGCATGTCCTTTGTGTCAGGGGAAGTTTTCGTTGTCTCAGGCTGAGAAACTAAGGCAGCATGTTTGAGGTCTTCACCAGGCTTACTTTGTTTCTCTGACTCCTTGTCTTTCTTGTCTAATGGCTCAGCTGGAGAAGGAGTCAATTCCTGTTGATCATGGAACTCCATCTTCGAGGCTGGAAATAAACCTGAAGTAATTGGGTTGATTTTTAAACAGATAATAGGCAAGTGCTTTCAGGCAGTaagcttaaaattatattttgaaatgacaaatgaATGGTAGGGTAAGAAAACAAAACGAAACTATGGAACATGCAAGCATGCTACCcgtttaaaaattaacatgaaaatgTCAGGATCGAGATATATTTGTACTACTGCTGAAATGGACTGCTGTTGCGAATCAATGCATACAGGAATTGTGTATTTTGAATACTCTTTGCTCCTCTGTTTGGGTTCTCCTAAATAGTATGTAATGTGTACggtagtagaaaaaaaaattcatgtgcCTTCTACATAAATGACAAATTAAGGAACATTGAATCAGTAATATTTagatacaaaaatactttaaGGACTAAATATGAAAAACGGATGAATGTCCACTGAGCTTTTTCATTTGTGTTGTCATTTGAAAATGAACTGGCAGGCCAAGGGCAGAAGGCTAATTAATCCATAGTAAGTATTCATAGTTTCAATTAACTTGATTTACAAATGCCAGGACCAATTTTTTGAGCATTGAAAAGTTACTGGCATAATTTTTTAAGGAGTCATCTGAGATTAAATTTCaggaatataaatatttgctattaacTTTATGTGATATGACCTAAAAAATTGACAAGGCAGTTTCTACCACAAATTCAAAATTCTTAATCCCGAATCATCAGCTGACCTTACGACAGATGTAAGAAAATCTGAATTATATTGTTAATACTGAGAGGTCATgtgaatacaaattttaaaaagagccgATCTTTATAATATCTTTCTCTCCCTGGTCATGACCTTGTGATCGATGGTGAGGCACTAACTGTGGCTTCAGAGATACTTCATAGAAATTAAGtggctctttatttttgtttgttcaccAATGCAAAAGGTTTCAGAGTCTCACTTGTGTTTTAAGGTCACAGGTATTTTGTTGTGGTCATTGGAGCTAAATGTAATTATCTGgaaaaaatttgggaaaaaataataaaattcagtcATCGCTCAAAGAGCAAGTGTATGGATCATCATTACCTTATATACTTGTGTGTCCTGTTGtaacaatagaaaagaaatacttcATGAACTTCTAATAAAGGTTAGATGGATGAAAACTCAAGAGATATGATGATGGTCAAAGACGTTGGCTGCCATGGAGAGGAAATGGTATGAGAAGCATCAGCAGGAGCTTTTAGGAAAACCAAACCAGAATTCATTGAAGCATAAAAAATATAGCACGTTGCGGttgcaaacaaaaacaattctaCCATTTAAGCCTCTGTGTGCCAAAATCCGAGTCTACGATTTGAAAGAAAAGCATATGAATCGCTgtcccaaaaataaaaataaaaatatacatgtattagCAATGTGGCTGGCAAACACTTGGAGATGGGAGGGGGGCGGACAAAAAGCTCACACAGCATCGTCAGCCTGGCTGCAAAGCGTATTGTATCATggcaaaataaaaccaagaatcagCTGCAGCAGTGGAAGACCTAGCTGCCACACAGCACCTGTGCAAGCCACACTCTGCTCATTAAACCTACAACAtcggtctcaggatcatgagaagACCAAGCCATGGAATAGCATTGGAAAGGCATCAGGTTGGTAAGCTGCTGGAGAGATCATTTGCAACAGAACACATGCAAATCCTAGGAAAGACACACCTTCCCTGGCAGAGGAAGGGATTGTTACTTCTGGAGACACCTCGGTGACCTCTTTTACACTTTTCTCCTGTGGGGCCCCTGCTGGGGCACTCTCTTCAGGAGCTATGTGGGCCTCCACACTAGACTCCGCTGGGCCCTCACTGAGGCCCTGGGGTTGGTCTGAGGCCTTGGCAGCCCCGCACTCTTTCCCAGGAAGAGTGGCAGGTGTCTCTTCCTCAGCCATTGTTCCCTCTAGCGTTTCTTCTTCTTAGGGATGAAAAAGATGTTGACATCACGACCACAGAACAATACACGAAATGGCAGAAATACTATTCAAGGAACACTTTCAGCTCCATTACATCAACCTCACGAGAACCTCTTTTACCATTTGGACGAACAGATTAATATTCTGATGCAACGTGCATTATGTATTGCTTGGGAAATTATTCTATATAATCTGCTAATAATGATGCCTTTTACAGTCTCGTTAAAaggctatttattttaaaacttgagaGCTGAAAGGGTTTTATTGCTCTACTACCCTTAGTGGAAATGGCAGTAAGTTGCACACATGTAGGAAGCTTGCTGGAAATAAGAGATGGTGCTGCTGGATAACAGATGGTTATGAAAAGACAGATGCATTGATGTACTGAAAGAAACCTTTAAATTTGCTAGACATGTGCTGTTTTCTCCAATGCAGTAAGCCCCTACATATGAATTTCTGattactttatttaaaacatgCAAACTTTAGTAAAGAATCTTTTGGAATAAAAAACACCCGGCTTCAAAATGAGAGCCATCAACTACCCTAACAGTTTTCATGGAACCCACAAACACTATCTTATTTAGTATTCAGAGGCAAAAGTATTtagtatttaaagtaataaattatattttgatataatttatgtatgtaatatttttaaggcAAAAGACTTCCTCactcaatttattttatcttcattgcATTCCATGATATGGGAGACTATGAAAATTTCAAGGAgtaagcaaaatattttgaaaagcaaggTCTGGGTAAAAGGTAATCTTACCACTGAAAAAAGTCTAAGGACCTCTGGGACACAGCTGTTACCATATTGCTTACACCCTTGAAATACCAATAATTAGTTCATGTATAGTTCCCCTTGATCCTGAATAAGAAACTGTGCCCATTACCTGGAAAGTCTTATTGTGCAATTCAAAACCAAACCACGGAGATAACTGAATGGCAACCAAACTGCCAAAATATCTTCCCAAAGGATGTATATCACGtggaaaaatgttaacaattaaaatgtaaaatgaacacTTATGAAGGCCATGAATTATCGTGTTCATTTGCTTCTCATTTTGCACTTCAAATGCCAgtaaaataaatcccattttattGCTTAAGAAATTAGAGGGAAATATATAAGCTGTTTTATAGTTCTACAAATGAAAGGTTCTTATGAAACATTGTTTAAATGGCCTGGTGAGAAAGACTACAGATGGAAAGGAAAGGGATTTTCTTTTGTAAGAGATACTAAAACTCCTAGGCAAGGGATGGGGGAAGAAAGGACTGCTTCATCtattccctccaccccccatttAGCACTCAGGGactttcatttttgtcatttagTTACataagtaacattaaaaaaattcaaactccAAATTATTATTAAGGCCATTTTTGTAATTACAGACGAGACTTCTACTATAGCTGCTTTACTAATGTCACCCTCTTGGGTAAAGTCTAATCAAGTCAatcaatttattttccaaatccaTGTAACCTTTTGgctttccatttcctcattttgtaTAAATCATGTTTATTTCCACTACACTCGTTTCTCATTCGAAATTCCCcatctttttcttaattgttaTTAAGTTTACACTATTAGAAGGACTTATTTTTTACCATGGgttatatttctcttttagaGTGTCTGAGCCATTGGTGCTCTTTGTTTTCCAAAGGATCCTTGAAGACGTTTATTATCATGAATGTAGTTGGAAAGAATGTTTGTTCCCCATTGCCTTGGAACTATCTGCCCTTATGTTAAATACGGTCCTGTATGAAAATAAACTCTTCATGCACACAAGTGCACTTTTCTCTATTTGAAAATAAGCTCTTCACCTCCACAAAATGTGTTTTGgctctatttttgttttcctttacaaAGCTACCTAGTTAGAAAGAGGTAAATTTCAGCCCACTGCCCTCATCACGGCCAGGTATATACACTAGGGTCTGTTAGTTTTATGAGGCTGGAATGACAAAGGTTTTGGATCACTGCTTTCACTTTAGCCCAGGTATATTGATGTGAGCCAATATTTATTCACCTAGGGGGAGCCTCTGTAGTTTCTGTAGATGATTAAATGATTTGGAGAAATATATTCATTCTGTAACATGCATTCTGCCCAACACAGATTCACgatctttctcttttaaagagcTATCGTATTGACATGCTCCTAAAAATGGTTGATTCTATTTAAGTCTGGCCCTAGTAATATTCTGTatccaaggaggaaaaaaactatATAGTACATAGAGGACTACATACAGAGTCCTCTTCTTCAGTTTGAGTTAAGAGGATATATTCTTCCCCCACTGATTTATTTTCAGGGAGCAGAAAGGAGTCATACTTTTACTGAActctttttgatttcttcccATCCCTTTCCCCTTTTTGGCGTTCTTTTCAGAAGTAattatatagaaaagaaaatacccaTATGCCTCAAATGAGGTATTTGGCCAGACATCTAAACTATATAGGGACGTCACTTTCATATGGAAAAAACAGGCTcctttccctcccaccccacatcCGAAGGTACGCTGAGTATGATGCATGTGGTCAAAGCtgcaggctggggaggaggagcaaaaGGGGACCATGCTTGGTTCACCTTTCTCCTGGCCTAAGTGGGCCTCTGCACTCTGCGCTGGGACACTGGGGAGCACACTAGAGGTAGTCCATTGTGAGCTGAACAAAGGATGCTCATAGTACTCCTCATCGGAATTGGAAGGGTCATCATCAGGCACAGACACCGAGATGGAGGGGGCTAGGAGTCTACGCCTCTCCCCGCTGGTGGCAGGTTCGTGGCTGGGGAACCTGTGTAGAGGACCCACTTGATCCTCAGCCCCTTCATCTACAAACAGACACATAGGAAGAAACTGCAGGGAAAACTGGACAAGACAGACACAAGATCAGACGGACGAGACAAACACCTACACGAAGACATGACGGGTCACAGAGGTAGCACAGTGGGATGGAGGGGAATTAGCCAGACCAAGCTGATGGAGGATGGGAGGCAGTGAATGTTTCATGCATCAGTAGGCACTGAATTTACACTATCCCTTAGGTAACCTTGCCattgatttaaataaatcaaaGGCACTAACACCCTTTACTGCATAATACAAATTATCTATACACTCCCCTCCAACAAGTCAGAAtaacccaaacaaaaaacaaaccaaaaaacccccactGAAATAGAAACAAAGCATTACAGTACAGACACATTATTTGGAAGAAATTCTTTCAAGTAGACTCTTTTCATGCTTCTGTCAATATATTTataagttaaaaaagaagaaaggcgtTAGGACCTGATGCTTTACAATTATAAGGGAAAACAGTCCTGTATGAAGCACAACCTTAATTATCTAGGATGGTCACATAGTTAGCATTTTGGTTAATTTAAGTTTTTGTTAATGACTTTTACcagaaaaccatttttaattcCAGGCcggttaaaaaaaatctacagtagTGCATTCTTCTTCTTGTTAAGGAGAGTACAGTAGCCTAGCTCTTTCCTTGGGTGCCAAAGACTAGGGGCATCCTTTTGAACACTGGTTTTCATGGTTTTAAGAGAGTCCCTAATAAtataaactcattttcttttctttttcttctgaaagttGAAAAGAGATACAATCACCTGACAATTATTTCTACAGAGCTGGCTTCAGATTCACCAAGACTTTATTCTATGTGGTTTCATTTACACCtctggttgtttttgtatttcaaaCTCTCGCTGCATATTTCTCATTGAAATGCTAACATAAATACTCTCATTTCTGCCTTTCCAGTGACTTGGCTTAGAAATCTGccttatttaaatatatctccTTAAATACACAAGGGAAGGTAAGTCTGCTTAGCACTTGGATTCTGGTATATTTCAATGAGCTTTAAGGATGATGGCAACAAACAATATTTGGCTTCTAATGTGGTACAGAAACTACATCTCGGGCCTATATAACAGGTTCCAGGATTTGCTAATcattatgatttatttacttttatttagaaataatttccaaatttccTAACTTTCAATaataagaattattaaaatgtattaaaagtcTGTGTatccaatttttatttctatcaaaaTTTAAGCAGGCAGATTAtagcatttatttgaaaatgtactgTATCGTTAGGGCAGTATCTTATTTTCAGCAACCAAGTGCTAACAAcctgaaataaatttgaaatcgTAAAGGTATGAAAATAATATCTCGTAGAGGGAATACTTTTAATCTCTTGAGCACATTATTTACTGATTGTTCCATGCTATTTTTTCCTGGATGGCTGCTCAGAACTTTTTCAGCCATCATGCTTATTATATCATGGGATAGCAGAAGCCTAAAATTACATTTGATATTCTTAGTT
This window contains:
- the MAP2 gene encoding microtubule-associated protein 2 isoform X19 codes for the protein MAEEETPATLPGKECGAAKASDQPQGLSEGPAESSVEAHIAPEESAPAGAPQEKSVKEVTEVSPEVTIPSSAREGLFPASKMEFHDQQELTPSPAEPLDKKDKESEKQSKPGEDLKHAALVSQPETTKTSPDTKDMQGTEEERAPPTLFGQPLGAGLEDMKQKTEPSLVVPGIGLSAEPPTPKEQKDWFIEMPTEAKKDEWGLAAPISPGPLTPMKGKDVLEDIPKWEGKQFDSPMPSPFQAGSFTLPLDVMKNEIVAEASPFAPAFLQPDDKKFLEETSGPAPAKDSSKAEEPPKDKPDKVAEAPASEATTLPKDALIPTVEEGVPEKVLGEEKGAIKPESAQKKEQEATPTDKESQPKLEEKTTVSDKEAMPKDSEPPKLTDGETGIIQPCMEHALSKEEQKGQEPTTDALLFPVGLEQAVTDSAMTSTTLEKVVTEPAAASEKSATQDLFEEKVVGKDTKVEGAGAATSAELDMPFYEDKSGMSKYFETSALKEDVTKSIQPGSDYYELSDTRESALESLDTVSPVCKNGDKGLEAGQEPQPRAAAQEAGYSTLAQGYPADLPEEPSSPQERMFTIDPKVYGEKRDLHSKNKDDLTLSRSLGLGGRSAIEQRSMSINLPMSCLDSIALGFNFGRGHDLSPLASDILTNTSGSMDEGDDYLPATTPALEKAPCFPVESKEEEQPEGGKAPGEENAPVEPSCESPFLAKDYYKNGTVMAPDLPEMLDLAGTRSRLASVSADAEVARRKSVPSEAVAEEGSTGLPPVTDENHVVVKTDSQLEDLGYCVFNKYTVPLPSPVQDSENLSGDSGSFYEGPDDKMRRDLATDLSLIEVKLAAAGRVKDELGAEKEVSPHVPGDKPGPARESEQDRKASDKLDTVLEKGEEHADAKEHSRAAEEASDQAEASGLGAISEHPPTAAKDASPPAAEAAEKGLSSVPEVGEVEPSRKAAPELDFVAKKADQGHVDVHISDFGQMAAGLTLDGGQETELPPEVGQDLAPSTLAPPGVEFGPVKEGARASETEIKEKVAKPDLVHQEAVDKEESYESSGEHESLTMESLKADEGKKETSPESSLIQDEIAIKLSVEIPCAPAVSEAELAPDERADVQMEFIQQPQEDSKGTPDISVTPSDVPEQVPEAAGIEPAEARSEEDEIEAQGEYDKLLFRSDTLQITDLGVPGVREEFVETCPGEHKGVIESVVTIEDDFITVVQTTTDEGESGAHSVRFAALEQPEVERRPAPRAGEELHLKELHVDEAAEAQAEPRDGSPEAPASPEREEVALSEYKTETYDDYKDETTIDDSIMDADSLWVDTQDDDRSIMTEQLETIPKEEKAEKEARRPSLEKHRKEKPFKTGRGRISTPERKIAKKEPSTVSRDEVRRKKAVYKKAELAKKTEVQAHSPSRKFILKPAIKYTRPTHLSCVKRKTTATGGESSQASSVFKQAKDKVSDGVTKSPEKRSSLPRPSSILPPRRGVSGDRDENSFSLNSSISSSARRTTRSEPIRRAGKSGTSTPTTPGSTAITPGTPPSYSSRTPGTPGTPSYPRTPHTPGTPKSAILVPSEKKVAIIRTPPKSPATPKQLRLINQPLPDLKNVKSKIGSTDNIKYQPKGGQVQIVTKKIDLSHVTSKCGSLKNIRHRPGGGRVKIESVKLDFKEKAQAKVGSLDNAHHVPGGGNVKIDSQKLNFREHAKARVDHGAEIITQSPGRSSVASPRRLSNVSSSGSINLLESPQLATLAEDVTAALAKQGL